One window from the genome of Kryptolebias marmoratus isolate JLee-2015 linkage group LG1, ASM164957v2, whole genome shotgun sequence encodes:
- the LOC108245772 gene encoding serine/threonine-protein phosphatase 6 catalytic subunit: protein MAPLDLDKYAEIAKQCKYLPENDLKRLCDYVCDLLLEESNVQPVSTPVTVCGDIHGQFYDLCELFRTGGQVPDTNYIFMGDFVDRGYYSLETFTYLLVLKAKWPDRITLLRGNHESRQITQVYGFYDECQTKYGNANAWRYCTKVFDMLTVAALMDEQVLCVHGGLSPDIKTLDQIRTIERNQEIPHKGAFCDLVWSDPEDVDTWAISPRGAGWLFGAKVTNEFVHINNLKLICRAHQLVHEGYKFMFDEKLVTVWSAPNYCYRCGNIASIMVFKDANTREPKLFRAVPDSERVIPPRTTTPYFL from the exons ATGGCGCCGTTAGATCTGGATAAATACGCGGAGATTGCTAAACAGTGCAAATATCTCCCAGAGAATGACCTCAAG AGGTTATGTGATTATGTATGTGATCTTCTTCTGGAGGAGTCCAACGTTCAGCCTGTTTCTACTCCTGTAACAGTGTGTGGAGACATTCATGGCCAG TTTTATGATCTTTGTGAACTCTTCCGAACTGGTGGCCAGGTCCCAGACACAAATTACATCTTcatg GGGGACTTTGTTGACCGAGGATATTACAGCTTGGAGACATTTACATATCTGCTggtgctgaaagctaaatggcCAGACCGCATCACTCTTCTTCGTGGAAACCACGAGAGCAGGCAGATCACCCAAGTTTATGGCTTTTATG ATGAGTGCCAGACCAAGTATGGAAATGCAAATGCCTGGCGTTATTGCACCAAAGTTTTTGACATGTTAACAGTTGCAGCC CTGATGGACGAACAGGTCCTTTGCGTCCACGGTGGCCTCTCTCCAGACATAAAGACCTTGGACCAAATTCGAACCATTGAGCGGAATCAGGAGATCCCCCACAAAGGAGCCTTCTGTGACCTGGTGTGGTCAGACCCTGAGGATGTGGATACGTGGGCCATCAGTCCCAGAGGAGCTGGGTGGCTTTTTGGTGCAAAGGTCACAAATGAG tttgtgCACATCAACAACCTGAAGCTCATCTGCAGGGCACACCAGCTTGTCCACGAAGGCTACAAGTTCATGTTCGATGAGAAGCTGGTCACAGTGTGGTCTGCTCCCAACTACTGCTACCGCTGTGGCAACATTGCATCCATTATGGTCTTCAAAGATGCCAACACACGGGAGCCAAAGCTCTTCAGAGCAGTACCTGACTCTGAAAGGGTCATCCCTCCCCGAACGACGACACCTTATTTCCTGTGA